In Drosophila innubila isolate TH190305 chromosome 2R unlocalized genomic scaffold, UK_Dinn_1.0 1_C_2R, whole genome shotgun sequence, the following are encoded in one genomic region:
- the LOC117784316 gene encoding glutaredoxin-C4, giving the protein MGTIVSSMQKPMMYVNMESPQAQFVRETINNHKVVIFSKTYCPYCSMAKEQFRKLDVAMTVVELDLRPDGEEIQAVLGELTGARTVPRCFINGKFIGGGTDVKRLYEQGVLQRYFQ; this is encoded by the coding sequence ATGGGAACCATTGTTAGTTCTATGCAAAAACCAATGATGTATGTCAACATGGAAAGTCCGCAGGCGCAATTCGTACGGGAGACAATCAACAATCACAAGGTTGTCATCTTTAGCAAAACATATTGTCCCTACTGCAGCATGGCCAAGGAACAGTTCCGAAAGCTTGACGTGGCCATGACAGTGGTGGAGCTGGATTTGCGTCCAGATGGTGAGGAAATCCAGGCGGTGCTGGGTGAATTAACCGGAGCACGGACTGTGCCACGATGTTTCATCAATGGCAAATTCATTGGCGGCGGCACCGATGTGAAGCGTCTCTACGAGCAGGGTGTACTTCAGAGATACTTTCAGTAG